In Acidobacteriota bacterium, a single window of DNA contains:
- the hisF gene encoding imidazole glycerol phosphate synthase subunit HisF, with product MFAKRIIPCLDCKDGRVVKGVQFVNLRDAGDPGDLAAAYNSEGADELVMLDISASREGRATLMDTVNRVARRLFIPLTVGGGVRTIEDARRLLSVGADKVAINTAAVENPEIVRELAAKFGRQAIVVAIDARRGPRGEQGPARWNVVTYGGTKDTGVDALWWARRVDELGAGEILLTSMDADGTQAGFDCELTATIARAVPIPVIASGGAGNLEHFSGVFLDGAADAALAASIFHFGTHTIRSLKEFLRSKGVSVRL from the coding sequence TCGATTGCAAAGACGGCCGGGTCGTTAAGGGAGTGCAGTTCGTCAACCTGCGCGATGCAGGCGATCCCGGCGATCTCGCGGCAGCTTACAACTCCGAGGGCGCTGATGAACTGGTGATGCTCGATATTTCGGCTTCACGCGAAGGACGCGCCACCTTGATGGACACCGTCAATCGCGTTGCGCGAAGGCTCTTTATTCCGCTCACCGTGGGCGGGGGTGTTCGGACCATTGAAGACGCACGCCGGTTGCTTTCAGTGGGCGCCGACAAAGTGGCCATCAACACGGCTGCGGTTGAAAATCCTGAAATCGTGCGTGAACTCGCTGCGAAGTTCGGGAGGCAAGCCATTGTGGTGGCCATTGACGCCCGCAGGGGACCCCGTGGCGAGCAGGGACCTGCGCGCTGGAACGTGGTAACCTACGGCGGCACGAAGGACACGGGCGTCGATGCACTCTGGTGGGCGCGTCGCGTGGACGAGTTAGGAGCGGGGGAAATCCTGCTGACTTCCATGGACGCGGACGGTACGCAGGCGGGGTTCGATTGCGAACTGACGGCCACGATCGCCCGCGCCGTTCCCATTCCAGTGATCGCCTCTGGTGGCGCTGGAAACCTGGAGCACTTTTCCGGCGTCTTCCTTGACGGAGCGGCGGACGCCGCGCTGGCCGCGTCCATTTTCCATTTCGGGACGCACACCATCCGCAGCCTCAAGGAATTTCTACGTTCCAAAGGAGTCTCAGTCCGCCTGTGA